The Uruburuella testudinis genome window below encodes:
- a CDS encoding undecaprenyl-diphosphate phosphatase, producing MDIVLLFKALILGIIEGLTEFLPVSSTGHLIVFGDLLNFHSKGKVFEIAIQLGAVLAVIFEYRSRFTHVLTHIGKDPAVNRFVVNLIVAFIPAAVVGLIFSKQIKEVLFNPLTVATALVLGGFFILWVERRQSTRPPKVMHVDDMKMRDALVVGLAQICALVPGTSRSGSTIMGGMLWGLERKVATEFSFFLAVPVMIAATTYDVLKHYSLFTAEDIGLIAVGFVAAFFAGLLAVKALLKFVSSKNYVPFAYYRIIFGGLVLLTWAMGWVDWNA from the coding sequence ATGGATATTGTGTTGTTGTTTAAAGCCCTGATTTTGGGCATTATCGAAGGGTTGACCGAATTTCTGCCGGTGTCGAGCACCGGGCATTTGATTGTATTCGGCGACTTATTGAATTTCCACAGTAAGGGCAAAGTGTTTGAAATCGCCATCCAGCTTGGTGCGGTATTGGCGGTGATTTTTGAATACCGCAGCCGTTTCACGCATGTGCTGACCCATATCGGCAAAGATCCGGCGGTTAACCGCTTTGTGGTAAACCTGATTGTGGCTTTTATTCCGGCAGCTGTGGTGGGGCTGATTTTCAGCAAGCAGATTAAAGAAGTGTTGTTTAACCCGCTGACCGTAGCCACGGCTTTGGTGTTGGGCGGATTTTTTATTTTGTGGGTGGAGCGGCGCCAAAGCACACGGCCGCCGAAAGTGATGCATGTAGACGACATGAAAATGCGAGATGCGCTGGTGGTGGGTTTGGCGCAGATTTGCGCATTGGTGCCGGGCACTTCGCGTTCGGGCAGTACCATCATGGGCGGCATGCTGTGGGGCTTGGAGCGTAAAGTTGCCACCGAGTTTTCATTTTTTCTGGCCGTGCCGGTGATGATTGCCGCCACCACTTATGATGTGCTTAAGCATTACAGCCTGTTTACCGCCGAAGATATCGGCTTGATTGCGGTGGGCTTCGTGGCTGCTTTTTTTGCCGGTTTGCTGGCGGTTAAAGCATTATTGAAATTTGTATCCAGCAAAAATTATGTGCCTTTTGCCTATTACCGCATCATTTTCGGCGGCCTGGTGCTGCTGACATGGGCTATGGGCTGGGTAGACTGGAACGCATAA
- a CDS encoding ABC transporter substrate-binding protein: MKFHIPAKPALGMLAVLLAACSPAEQKSGTAAAPASGEVKKVAITAIVEHPALDNVRKGVLEELKAQGFEEGKNLQVDFQTAQGSTATAGQIAKKFVGDKPDVIVAIATPSAQSMVAATKSIPIVYAAVTDPVAAKLVPGWEASNTNVTGVSDELPLAPQIDLMKKIIPNLKSIGYVYSPGEVNSAIVFDQLKAALAGENIRVDAAPAQRSVDVPTAARSLKGKADVIYTSLDNNVVSSFESLYKVAVENKLPLVASDTGSVARGAVAALGVNYFDLGRKTGDTVARILKGTPAGEIPSARMDKLDLIVSKKHAAEQGITLSDEVLQEAAEVQE, translated from the coding sequence ATGAAGTTTCACATCCCTGCCAAACCGGCATTGGGCATGCTGGCCGTGTTGTTGGCCGCCTGTTCGCCGGCAGAGCAAAAAAGCGGCACGGCTGCGGCACCGGCATCGGGCGAGGTTAAAAAAGTAGCGATTACGGCCATTGTGGAGCATCCGGCGCTGGATAATGTGCGCAAGGGGGTGCTGGAAGAATTAAAAGCACAAGGCTTTGAAGAAGGCAAAAATTTGCAGGTCGACTTTCAAACCGCACAAGGCAGCACGGCAACGGCAGGGCAGATTGCCAAAAAATTTGTCGGCGACAAGCCGGACGTGATTGTGGCGATTGCCACACCCAGCGCGCAATCGATGGTGGCCGCCACCAAGTCGATTCCGATTGTGTATGCGGCGGTTACCGACCCGGTAGCGGCCAAGCTGGTGCCGGGCTGGGAGGCTTCAAACACCAATGTAACCGGTGTATCTGACGAATTGCCGCTGGCACCGCAAATCGACTTGATGAAGAAAATTATTCCTAATCTGAAATCGATAGGCTATGTTTACAGCCCGGGCGAAGTGAATTCTGCGATTGTGTTCGATCAGCTCAAAGCGGCGTTGGCAGGTGAAAATATCCGGGTAGATGCCGCACCGGCACAACGGAGCGTGGATGTGCCGACTGCAGCGCGCAGCTTGAAAGGCAAAGCCGATGTGATTTATACCTCGTTGGATAACAATGTGGTGTCGTCATTTGAGTCGCTGTATAAAGTGGCTGTGGAAAACAAACTGCCGCTGGTGGCTTCCGATACCGGCTCGGTTGCACGCGGTGCTGTTGCGGCTTTGGGCGTGAATTATTTCGACTTGGGCCGGAAAACCGGCGACACGGTGGCGCGTATTCTGAAAGGCACACCGGCAGGCGAGATTCCCTCTGCCCGCATGGACAAGCTGGATTTGATTGTGAGCAAGAAACATGCGGCCGAGCAAGGCATCACCCTTTCCGACGAGGTGTTGCAGGAAGCTGCCGAAGTGCAGGAATAG
- a CDS encoding ABC transporter permease, with product MSVEALFGAFESGLIYALVAMGVLISFRILDFPDLTADGSFPLGGAVAAVCIVGGMNPWLACAAGMAAGAAAGVVTAWLHVSLGILQLLASILVMVALYSVNLRIMGAPNLPLIGEQTVFSPFVAADFSNQYWVQPLIVLGFVLAAKLLLDWFFATEAGLSMRATGANSRMARAQGVGTSKMIIIGMAISNALIALGGALFVQTQGGADISIGVGTIVIGLAAVIIGETLLPSKRIAVVVLSVIVGAVLYRWFIALALGSDTLRDIGFGPQDLNLLTAVLVVIALRMPHIKRWLKRKQIS from the coding sequence ATGTCTGTTGAAGCTTTATTCGGTGCATTTGAAAGCGGCCTGATTTATGCCCTAGTGGCGATGGGCGTGCTGATTTCATTCCGCATTCTTGATTTTCCCGATCTGACTGCCGACGGCAGCTTTCCGCTTGGCGGTGCTGTAGCGGCAGTGTGTATTGTCGGCGGTATGAATCCGTGGCTGGCATGTGCCGCCGGTATGGCTGCGGGGGCAGCGGCCGGTGTGGTCACCGCCTGGCTGCATGTGTCGTTAGGTATTTTGCAGCTGTTGGCCAGTATTTTGGTGATGGTGGCACTTTATTCGGTCAACCTGCGCATTATGGGCGCGCCCAATCTGCCGCTGATTGGCGAGCAAACCGTGTTCAGCCCCTTTGTAGCGGCTGATTTCAGTAATCAATATTGGGTGCAGCCGCTGATTGTGTTGGGTTTTGTGTTGGCGGCAAAATTATTGTTAGACTGGTTTTTTGCGACCGAAGCCGGTTTGAGCATGCGCGCCACCGGTGCCAACAGCCGTATGGCACGGGCGCAGGGCGTGGGCACTTCCAAAATGATTATTATCGGCATGGCCATTTCCAATGCGCTGATTGCGCTGGGCGGCGCGCTGTTTGTGCAAACCCAGGGCGGGGCGGATATTTCTATCGGTGTGGGCACTATTGTTATCGGCTTGGCAGCGGTGATTATCGGTGAAACGCTGCTGCCGAGTAAGCGCATCGCGGTGGTGGTGTTGTCGGTGATTGTAGGGGCGGTGCTTTACCGCTGGTTTATCGCACTGGCCTTGGGCAGCGATACTTTGCGCGATATCGGTTTCGGCCCGCAAGATTTAAACCTGCTGACTGCCGTTCTGGTAGTGATTGCCCTGCGCATGCCCCATATCAAACGTTGGTTGAAAAGGAAACAAATATCATGA
- a CDS encoding ABC transporter ATP-binding protein, whose product MMRADNLKITFNAGTPIENRALRGMSLQIADGEFVTVIGSNGAGKSTFLNAVSGALPVDSGSIVINGTDVTRLPAHKRAHLVARVFQDPMAGTCEALSIEENMALAYKRGRKRHLGLALNKENRELFRHKLAMLNLGLENRLTDRMGLLSGGQRQAVSLLMASLQPSKILLLDEHTAALDPKTAAFVMNLTDQIVHENGLTAMMVTHSMRQALDHGSRTVMLHQGQVVLDVSGDKRTGMDVPDLLHMFEQTRGEKVADDALLLD is encoded by the coding sequence ATGATGCGCGCCGACAATCTTAAAATTACCTTCAATGCCGGCACACCGATTGAAAATCGCGCTTTGCGCGGCATGAGCCTGCAAATTGCCGATGGCGAGTTTGTTACCGTTATCGGCAGCAACGGCGCGGGTAAATCGACGTTTTTGAATGCTGTCAGCGGCGCCTTGCCGGTGGATTCGGGCAGCATCGTCATCAACGGCACCGACGTTACCCGGCTGCCGGCCCACAAGCGCGCGCACTTGGTGGCGCGTGTGTTTCAAGACCCGATGGCGGGCACCTGCGAAGCGCTCAGTATTGAAGAAAATATGGCGTTGGCTTATAAGCGCGGCCGTAAACGCCATTTGGGTTTGGCCTTAAATAAAGAAAACCGCGAGCTTTTCCGCCACAAGCTGGCCATGCTCAATTTGGGTTTGGAAAACCGCCTGACCGACCGCATGGGCTTGCTTTCAGGCGGCCAGCGCCAGGCCGTGAGCCTGCTGATGGCCAGTTTGCAGCCCAGCAAAATTTTGCTGTTGGACGAGCATACCGCCGCGCTTGATCCGAAAACCGCTGCATTTGTGATGAACCTCACCGATCAAATCGTGCATGAAAACGGCTTGACCGCCATGATGGTTACCCATTCAATGCGCCAGGCGCTCGACCACGGCAGCCGCACAGTGATGCTGCATCAGGGGCAGGTGGTGCTGGACGTGAGCGGCGACAAGCGCACCGGCATGGATGTGCCCGATTTGCTGCATATGTTTGAGCAGACGCGTGGTGAAAAAGTGGCGGATGATGCTTTGCTGCTTGACTAG
- a CDS encoding hemerythrin domain-containing protein has protein sequence MNLFDTRSVTFAEPIDMLYACHGKVRRFCEQVKLLPDYINKHGRNDIVLQTIRQISQYFNVAAPLHHEDEEQDYFPLLLQYAPEAQPDINELLRQHESLHANWTAVETEFDKLRNHPDYRPDTAILKRFTAGYDAHLAIEEPLFDLGKQKIPPQKLAEIGKIMAARRRA, from the coding sequence ATGAATCTTTTTGATACCCGCAGTGTAACCTTTGCCGAGCCGATTGATATGCTCTATGCCTGCCACGGCAAAGTGCGCCGCTTTTGCGAACAAGTGAAGCTGCTGCCCGACTATATCAATAAACACGGCCGCAACGATATTGTGTTGCAAACCATCCGACAGATCAGCCAATATTTCAACGTAGCCGCGCCGCTGCACCATGAAGATGAAGAGCAGGATTATTTTCCGCTGCTGCTGCAATACGCGCCCGAAGCGCAGCCAGACATCAACGAGCTTTTACGCCAACACGAAAGCCTGCATGCAAATTGGACGGCGGTGGAAACAGAATTCGACAAACTGCGCAACCACCCCGATTATCGGCCCGATACCGCCATATTGAAACGCTTCACCGCCGGCTATGATGCGCATTTGGCCATTGAAGAGCCGCTGTTTGACTTGGGCAAACAAAAAATACCGCCGCAGAAACTGGCTGAAATCGGTAAAATTATGGCCGCCCGCAGGCGCGCTTAA
- a CDS encoding MBL fold metallo-hydrolase gives MKNFVFRSATALLLAAGLAACNTPAASTPTAAQGVEIQQIRNATLKIDYNGKTFLIDPMLAKKGAYPGFPGTYRSELRNPLIELPMPAEEVMKADAVIVTHTHLDHWDDAAQSLLPKNMPIFAQHEADAQLIRSQGFTNVRVYGDNTEFGGVRISRTGGQHGTDAMYQVKPLADLLGEASGIVFQAPGHKTVYLVGDTIWRPEVDAALATFKPDVIILNTGYAKVDGFDNDSIIMGKDDVARAYRAAPDAVIITTHMDAVNHAALSRAQLRDYVKEKGLQNRVLVPADGQSYRF, from the coding sequence ATGAAAAACTTTGTATTCCGCAGTGCCACCGCCCTGCTGCTGGCCGCCGGCCTTGCTGCCTGCAACACCCCCGCCGCTTCCACGCCCACTGCCGCCCAAGGCGTAGAAATCCAGCAGATTCGCAACGCCACGCTGAAAATCGATTACAACGGCAAAACCTTCCTGATCGACCCGATGCTGGCGAAAAAAGGCGCCTATCCCGGCTTTCCCGGCACCTACCGCAGCGAGTTGCGTAATCCGCTGATTGAATTGCCGATGCCGGCAGAAGAGGTCATGAAAGCCGATGCCGTGATTGTAACCCACACCCATCTCGACCATTGGGACGATGCCGCGCAAAGCCTGCTGCCGAAAAACATGCCGATTTTTGCGCAACATGAAGCCGATGCCCAACTGATCCGCAGCCAAGGTTTCACCAATGTGCGGGTATATGGCGACAATACCGAATTCGGCGGCGTGCGCATCAGCCGCACCGGCGGCCAACACGGCACCGATGCCATGTATCAGGTTAAGCCGCTGGCCGATTTGCTCGGCGAAGCTTCCGGCATTGTGTTCCAAGCCCCGGGGCACAAAACCGTTTATTTGGTTGGCGACACCATTTGGCGCCCTGAAGTTGATGCTGCGCTGGCAACATTCAAGCCCGATGTGATTATTCTGAATACCGGTTATGCCAAGGTTGACGGCTTTGACAATGATTCCATTATTATGGGCAAAGACGATGTGGCCCGCGCTTACCGCGCCGCCCCCGATGCCGTAATCATCACCACCCATATGGATGCGGTTAACCACGCAGCCCTTTCCCGTGCCCAACTGCGCGATTATGTAAAAGAAAAAGGCTTGCAAAACCGTGTCTTAGTGCCCGCCGACGGTCAAAGCTACCGCTTCTGA
- a CDS encoding GlxA family transcriptional regulator produces MALPLVALIAYPDFSLFHFSVPQIIFGHDILPEQHLFDLKTVSPNPDGDLHCRGHGMQILADGTLALLAAADIVIVPGWPDVDEAPSPELLAALQAAYRRGAYMVGLCLGTYVLAHAGLLDGRRAATHWEAEADFSARFPNVALDNNALYIHDGRVITSAGTAASLDCCLYIVREFYGVQTANKIARRMVVPPHREGGQAQFIEQPLPQSTQNAHINRLLDFLRTHLHQPHSLDDLAGRAAMSRRTFTRHFQKATGLSVGEWLLQERLRRSCELLEATSLPVEKIAEMAGFSHAVSLRKHFRERFKVTPSAWRRQFGAS; encoded by the coding sequence ATGGCTCTGCCGCTGGTTGCCCTGATTGCTTATCCCGATTTCAGCCTGTTTCATTTTTCGGTGCCGCAGATTATTTTCGGTCATGATATTTTGCCCGAGCAGCATTTGTTTGATTTGAAAACCGTGTCGCCCAACCCCGATGGCGATTTGCATTGCCGCGGCCACGGTATGCAGATTCTTGCCGATGGCACTCTGGCGTTGTTGGCGGCGGCGGATATCGTGATTGTGCCGGGCTGGCCGGATGTGGATGAAGCGCCTTCCCCCGAGCTGCTGGCGGCTTTGCAGGCTGCATACCGGCGCGGGGCATATATGGTGGGTTTGTGTTTGGGTACTTATGTATTGGCACATGCCGGTTTGCTCGACGGCCGCCGCGCCGCAACACATTGGGAGGCCGAAGCCGATTTCAGTGCGCGCTTTCCAAATGTGGCGCTGGACAATAATGCGCTGTATATCCACGACGGCCGCGTGATTACTTCGGCGGGCACGGCGGCATCGCTGGATTGCTGCCTGTATATCGTGCGCGAATTTTACGGTGTGCAAACCGCCAATAAAATCGCCCGCCGCATGGTGGTGCCGCCGCATCGTGAGGGCGGGCAGGCGCAATTTATCGAACAACCGTTGCCGCAATCCACTCAAAACGCACACATCAACCGTTTGCTGGATTTTTTGCGCACACATCTGCATCAGCCGCATTCGCTGGATGACTTGGCCGGGCGGGCAGCGATGAGCCGCCGCACCTTTACCCGCCACTTTCAGAAAGCCACCGGCCTGTCGGTGGGTGAATGGCTGTTGCAGGAGCGGCTGCGGCGCAGTTGCGAATTGCTGGAAGCCACTTCGCTGCCGGTAGAAAAAATTGCCGAAATGGCAGGCTTCAGCCATGCGGTATCGTTGCGCAAACATTTTCGCGAACGCTTTAAAGTGACGCCGAGTGCCTGGCGCCGGCAGTTTGGCGCATCATGA
- the mog gene encoding molybdopterin adenylyltransferase has product MNPLATVTIGLISTSDRASSGVYQDEGIPALKHWLQAAVNNPINFAEALIPDEQAQIEAALCRMADTDGCDLIFTTGGTGPALRDVTPEATLAVVDKEMPGFGEQMRQISLYYVPTAILSRQTAGIRGRCLIVNLPGRPKAIAETLGGVYDGNGEIKVHGLFSAIPYCVDLIGGAFIETDEAVCKAFRPKQK; this is encoded by the coding sequence ATGAACCCACTTGCCACCGTTACCATCGGCCTGATTTCTACCAGCGACCGCGCCAGCAGCGGCGTTTATCAGGATGAAGGCATTCCGGCGCTGAAACACTGGTTACAGGCCGCCGTGAATAATCCCATTAATTTTGCTGAAGCGCTGATTCCCGACGAGCAAGCGCAAATTGAAGCGGCGCTCTGCCGCATGGCCGACACTGATGGTTGCGACCTCATTTTTACCACCGGCGGCACCGGCCCCGCTCTGCGCGATGTCACCCCCGAAGCCACCTTGGCGGTGGTCGACAAAGAAATGCCCGGCTTCGGCGAACAAATGCGCCAAATCAGCCTGTATTACGTGCCCACCGCCATTTTATCGCGCCAAACCGCCGGCATTCGCGGCCGATGCCTTATCGTCAATCTGCCCGGCCGCCCGAAAGCCATCGCCGAAACATTGGGCGGCGTGTACGACGGCAACGGTGAAATCAAGGTACACGGCCTGTTCAGCGCCATTCCTTATTGTGTCGATTTAATCGGCGGTGCATTTATTGAAACCGATGAAGCGGTGTGCAAAGCCTTTCGCCCGAAGCAAAAGTAG
- a CDS encoding S-methyl-5'-thioinosine phosphorylase: MIAVIGGSGLTRLPELKIVHRQIVRTPYGLTSSPLLMGCMGSHEIAFLARHGLNHTLSPHEINYRANIWALQSVGVKNIVSISSVTSVNEDFELGSLVVPHDLIDYTWGRDCTFFEGRPQPVVYTDFSPPYNRELRLRLLQHAAAHGTQLNRRAVYGCLQGPRMPTVAEVRRYRNDGVDIVGMTGMPEAVLARELDMAYVHLCAVIGTAACNDNGHHMQSPEFRSRQAEISIEKIRRLLVDL; encoded by the coding sequence ATGATTGCCGTTATCGGCGGCAGCGGTCTGACCCGTCTGCCCGAACTTAAAATCGTCCACCGCCAAATCGTGCGCACGCCCTACGGCCTGACCAGCAGCCCGCTGCTGATGGGCTGCATGGGCAGCCATGAGATTGCGTTCCTTGCCCGCCACGGCCTCAACCACACACTCTCGCCGCATGAAATCAACTATCGTGCCAATATTTGGGCACTGCAATCGGTGGGGGTAAAAAACATCGTGTCGATTTCTTCGGTAACCAGTGTCAATGAAGATTTTGAGCTCGGCTCGCTGGTGGTGCCGCACGACTTAATCGACTACACCTGGGGGCGCGACTGCACCTTTTTTGAAGGGCGGCCGCAACCGGTTGTTTACACCGATTTCTCGCCGCCCTACAACCGCGAGCTGCGCCTGCGCCTGTTGCAACACGCCGCCGCCCACGGCACTCAACTCAACCGCCGCGCCGTATACGGCTGCCTGCAAGGCCCGCGTATGCCCACGGTGGCCGAAGTGCGCCGCTACCGCAACGATGGTGTCGACATTGTCGGCATGACCGGTATGCCCGAAGCGGTGCTGGCCCGTGAGCTTGATATGGCCTATGTGCATTTGTGCGCGGTTATCGGCACGGCGGCCTGCAACGATAACGGCCACCATATGCAGTCGCCTGAATTCCGCAGCCGTCAGGCAGAAATATCGATTGAAAAAATCCGCCGCCTGCTGGTGGATTTGTAA
- a CDS encoding inositol monophosphatase family protein has protein sequence MNPILNTAFKAARKAGDMMIRASASLDTVKIDSKAFNDFVSDVDRQSEAIILDTLFYSYPDHLVRSEEGGYFRADKTREGITVHQISAQDVPAVPEYEWVIDPLDGTTNYLHGHPQYAVSMALLHKGKLQEALVYAPERNDLYMASRGKGALLNDRRIRVSNRIELNRCLIGTGFPVVDQSMMDTYLAILKDFLAKTAGGRREGAAALDLCALACGRLDGFFEFNLKPWDIAAGALLVQEAGGIVTDMHGNENWLESGDIVAANPKVLAQMLQIIAPHVK, from the coding sequence ATGAATCCGATTTTAAACACCGCCTTCAAAGCCGCCCGCAAAGCCGGCGATATGATGATTCGCGCCTCCGCCAGCCTCGACACTGTCAAAATCGACAGCAAAGCGTTTAACGATTTCGTATCCGATGTCGACCGCCAATCGGAAGCCATCATTCTCGACACCCTCTTTTACAGCTATCCCGACCACCTTGTCCGCAGCGAAGAAGGCGGCTATTTCCGCGCCGACAAAACCCGCGAAGGCATTACTGTTCATCAAATATCCGCCCAAGATGTGCCCGCCGTGCCCGAATACGAATGGGTAATCGACCCGCTCGACGGCACCACCAACTATCTGCACGGCCACCCGCAATATGCAGTTTCGATGGCACTTTTACACAAAGGCAAATTGCAGGAAGCGCTGGTTTACGCCCCCGAACGCAACGATCTCTATATGGCTTCGCGCGGCAAAGGCGCCCTGCTCAACGACCGGCGCATCCGCGTATCCAACCGCATCGAGCTCAACCGCTGCCTGATCGGCACCGGCTTTCCGGTAGTCGATCAAAGCATGATGGATACTTACCTGGCGATTCTGAAAGACTTTCTTGCCAAAACTGCCGGCGGCCGCCGCGAAGGCGCCGCTGCGCTGGATTTGTGTGCCCTTGCCTGCGGCCGCCTCGACGGCTTTTTCGAATTCAACCTCAAGCCGTGGGATATTGCGGCAGGTGCGTTGCTGGTGCAGGAAGCCGGCGGCATCGTGACCGATATGCACGGCAATGAAAACTGGCTGGAAAGCGGCGATATCGTGGCCGCCAACCCGAAAGTGCTGGCGCAAATGCTGCAAATCATTGCCCCGCATGTGAAATAA
- a CDS encoding RNA methyltransferase — protein sequence MNHIPAIPAYLDNIHIVLARTSHPANIGSAARAMKTMGLTRLTLVAPQLITTPMTPEPPAFDSANPQAFELPQESFVLASGAADVLENARITATLDEALADTTLNCALTSRKRELTSPLQTPRELVPELLQAAQAGQQVALVFGNETFGLSIEEVQNCNRLMTINGNPDYFSLNLSQAVQVVCYELFSQIGMPMTHLTQESNPATHAQISGLVGHLESVMDDIGFFNRRNSERLMRRMQGLFSRANTQTEDIDILRGFLNTVKRNLK from the coding sequence ATGAATCATATTCCCGCCATACCCGCTTATCTCGACAATATCCATATCGTTCTGGCCCGCACCAGCCATCCGGCCAATATCGGTTCGGCCGCGCGCGCTATGAAAACCATGGGGCTTACCCGCCTGACACTGGTGGCGCCGCAATTGATTACCACACCGATGACGCCCGAGCCGCCCGCGTTTGACAGCGCCAATCCGCAAGCATTTGAATTGCCGCAAGAGAGTTTTGTGTTGGCCTCGGGCGCCGCCGATGTGCTGGAAAACGCCCGCATCACCGCCACGCTGGATGAAGCGCTGGCCGACACCACCCTCAATTGCGCACTCACCAGCCGCAAGCGCGAGCTGACTTCGCCGCTGCAAACCCCGCGCGAGCTGGTGCCCGAGCTGCTGCAAGCCGCGCAGGCCGGGCAGCAGGTGGCGCTGGTGTTCGGCAATGAAACTTTCGGCCTGAGCATCGAAGAAGTGCAAAACTGCAACCGCCTGATGACCATCAACGGTAATCCCGATTATTTTTCGCTGAACCTCTCGCAGGCGGTGCAAGTGGTGTGTTACGAATTGTTCAGCCAGATCGGCATGCCGATGACGCACCTGACACAGGAAAGCAACCCCGCCACCCACGCCCAAATCAGCGGCCTGGTCGGCCATCTCGAAAGCGTGATGGACGACATCGGCTTTTTCAACCGCCGCAACAGCGAGCGGTTGATGCGGCGCATGCAAGGCTTGTTTTCCCGCGCCAACACACAAACAGAAGATATTGATATCTTGCGCGGCTTTTTAAATACTGTGAAACGCAACCTCAAATAG
- a CDS encoding DUF1853 family protein, whose protein sequence is MNYALDALWWRLTDPNVRDLASILTAPPLWHSGCELGVRELLGEAGFRCLLALDSNPEPLQQHLAQEAPFGHRLGLYAESLLAFWLNTAPHAQLYARNLSVRDDNGQTLGALDFVAGLNGRLYHIELTCKYYGDAEARPSEMVGLNRSDRLTDKAAKLQQQLAWSAAPQGQTALQAADIKPENITRVSVVRGIGFAAAAATWQAQPLNRYGWHGLYINHTQPWPRSDGLDARYYPLPPLHLLAPARVPPVYALTSDALDEVAYGQVARLELRPDGCWHETARIMRAKAV, encoded by the coding sequence ATGAATTATGCACTTGATGCACTGTGGTGGCGGCTGACCGACCCGAATGTGCGCGATCTGGCCTCGATTTTGACCGCACCGCCGTTGTGGCACAGCGGCTGCGAATTGGGGGTGCGCGAATTGCTCGGCGAAGCAGGCTTCCGCTGCCTGCTGGCACTCGACAGCAATCCTGAACCGCTGCAACAGCATCTGGCGCAAGAAGCCCCGTTCGGCCACCGTTTGGGGCTGTATGCCGAAAGCCTGTTGGCCTTTTGGCTGAACACTGCCCCGCATGCGCAGCTGTATGCCCGCAATCTGAGCGTGCGCGACGATAACGGCCAAACCTTGGGCGCACTCGATTTCGTGGCCGGATTAAATGGGCGGCTGTATCACATTGAATTAACTTGCAAATATTACGGCGATGCTGAAGCGAGGCCGTCTGAAATGGTGGGTTTGAACCGCAGCGACCGTTTGACCGATAAAGCCGCCAAACTGCAACAGCAATTGGCGTGGTCTGCCGCACCGCAAGGGCAGACCGCTTTACAGGCCGCCGACATCAAACCCGAAAATATCACGCGCGTTTCAGTGGTGCGTGGCATCGGGTTTGCCGCAGCCGCAGCAACATGGCAGGCACAGCCGCTCAACCGCTACGGCTGGCACGGCCTGTATATCAACCACACACAACCGTGGCCGCGTTCAGACGGCCTTGATGCACGCTATTACCCGCTGCCGCCGTTGCACTTGCTCGCCCCCGCCCGCGTGCCGCCTGTTTACGCGCTGACATCAGATGCGCTGGATGAGGTGGCTTACGGCCAAGTGGCGCGGCTGGAATTGCGCCCCGACGGCTGTTGGCATGAAACCGCACGCATAATGAGGGCAAAGGCCGTCTGA